The nucleotide sequence GGCTTAGAGTGAGTCAAAGGGATTGACCGGCAACTGTCATGAGTAAAAGGAATGGGTCGCCCATTAAGGCGCAGGCGACTCCAGATCCCGGCTCCCTTAGGAGGGTTATCGCTCTAAATCAGAAAGGCGGTACAGAAAACTCTGCACCACCTGTTTGCCGGAAGAGGAATGGTGTCACCTCACTCCTATTAAAAAAAACCGGAAATCCCAGGAAATCCCAGCATCTGAGGGTTTCTGACCTTAAACCAATAGCTCTCTGGATTCGGCTTCCAGGATATTAATCAGGTGTTGATCGCCTCGACTTCTTGCAGCCTGCAAGCGACGCTCCAGATTGCGCCGCAGATTTTCGCGGTGGGTTTCTTCCAGCCGCTTGCGGGTATTTAGAGAACTGGTAACTGTGATCGGTTTAATTACCCTGGGCCTGTCAGATTGGGCGACCGTTTGACAGGCTCCAACTCTTTGATTAGTGTGGTAAGCAACGCCACGATATTTCAGTATCCTATCAGGCTGGGGCACTGGCATCTCCTGGAGAGTGTGACAACGCCAGTTCGCTCCACGATATTTGCCTAAAATCTCGCCTTCAGTTACTTCCAAACTTAAAGGATTTTGCTCGTAATGAACGCCGCGATAGGAGAGTTTCATATGTTTCGCCTCGGTTGCTGTTAGGGTGTGCATAAAGAATGAGGCGCGTTCCTTCAGGATTGCTCCTTACTTCCGTCTCACTAAAACGCCCCCAAGGCTATGCTGGTACCGCTCAGTGAGATGAACGAATTATATTTATGTCTGTATCTTATTTTACCATTCCCCTAAATGGTTCTAACTTAAGAAAGATTTATAATGATCTCCTGACAAAAGGGGTGAGGAAAGCGGGGCAGAAGGGGGACGGAAAAGTCATCATCTTTGACTTTGATGGGACGATCGCTGACTCATTTGAGCTGGTTCTTGCTATCAGTAACCGCCTGGCATCAGAATTTGGCTATTCTCCAGCTTTGCCAGAGGATGTCAGGCGCTTAAAAAACCTGAGTTCCAGAGAGATTCTGCAACAGGCGAAGGTTCCCTTCTTTCGGTTGCCCTTTCTGTTGCGGCGGTTGCGCCTTGAATTAAACCGCGAAATTTCTACACTCAACCCGATCCCTGGGATCAAAGAGGCTTTGCAAGAACTGAAGCAGCAGGGGCACTTACTGGGAATCGTGACCTCTAACTCGGTTGAAAATGTGGCCGCGTTCCTGGCCGTTCAGGAAATGGAGCATTTGTTTGACTTTATTGGCTCCGGCCTGACGCTGTTTGGTAAAGGAAAGGTGATTCAACGCATTCTGAAACAGCAACAGTTGGACCCGGCAATGGTGATTTATGTCGGGGATGAAACCAGAGATATTGAAGCCGCAAGAAAAATCCAGATTCAGGTGATCGCGGTCAGTTGGGGGTTCAACTCCCGCGAGGTTCTGGCTGAACAAAAACCTGACTTTCTCATCAGTCACCCCAGTCAGTTGATAGAGGTGGTGAGGGGGGAATCGCCGGGGGTTGAACGTTAAGTGTTGAGAGAAACCCGCCCCTGTAAGATTCTCTGGCAACGCCCGTTACTGTTGTACTTTTACCTGCATGGCGTACTGACGAAACCGTTCCAGATCGGCGTAAAGTGTCGATTCCACAATTCGTCCTAAGAATAATTTGTCCATTAATTGAAATAAAAAGCCCGGTGCTGCATAGGCAACAGACATTTTGATGATGCTACCGGCTTCGCCGCGATCATAAAAACGAATCGCCCCTCGGTTGGGCAGGCCGTCTACCGACTCCCACTGCAAAATCTGGTTTTGAATTAGCTTAATCTCACGCGACACCCAGGTAAAATTCAATCCGCCCGAAGCCAGCTTCCAGCGTGATAGTTTCGGATCTTCCTCTAAAATGTTGACCGATTCAATCCATTTCATCCAGCGTGGCATCTGTTCCAGATCTGCCCACAAACTCCATACGAGATCGATGGGAGCATCAATTTCAATTTGAACCGTGTGTTCTAACCAATCGGACATATCGCAGGAGACAGGGAATAGGGGACAGGGAACAGATCAGAAGAACAGCATCACAGAGATTTGCGATCGCTAATGGGTCTTAACCCTTATGGCTATCGCTATAACAAAGCAGGATATAGGATAGAGGGGAACAGGCAGCCATTAATGGACATTTTAGCGAGATCGCTCACTGTTCCGGCTAAATTTGGTGTCCTGAAGGGCATTGCCAATGCCTTTGACAA is from Leptothermofonsia sichuanensis E412 and encodes:
- the pirA gene encoding arginine synthesis PII-interacting regulator PirA, which produces MHTLTATEAKHMKLSYRGVHYEQNPLSLEVTEGEILGKYRGANWRCHTLQEMPVPQPDRILKYRGVAYHTNQRVGACQTVAQSDRPRVIKPITVTSSLNTRKRLEETHRENLRRNLERRLQAARSRGDQHLINILEAESRELLV
- a CDS encoding HAD-IA family hydrolase; protein product: MSVSYFTIPLNGSNLRKIYNDLLTKGVRKAGQKGDGKVIIFDFDGTIADSFELVLAISNRLASEFGYSPALPEDVRRLKNLSSREILQQAKVPFFRLPFLLRRLRLELNREISTLNPIPGIKEALQELKQQGHLLGIVTSNSVENVAAFLAVQEMEHLFDFIGSGLTLFGKGKVIQRILKQQQLDPAMVIYVGDETRDIEAARKIQIQVIAVSWGFNSREVLAEQKPDFLISHPSQLIEVVRGESPGVER
- a CDS encoding SRPBCC family protein — its product is MSDWLEHTVQIEIDAPIDLVWSLWADLEQMPRWMKWIESVNILEEDPKLSRWKLASGGLNFTWVSREIKLIQNQILQWESVDGLPNRGAIRFYDRGEAGSIIKMSVAYAAPGFLFQLMDKLFLGRIVESTLYADLERFRQYAMQVKVQQ